The Gloeobacter violaceus PCC 7421 DNA window AGCCGCACTCGGCCAGCAGTCCCGGCAAGTCTGTGGCGAGCAGTTCCCAGGCGGTGTGGGTTTCGAACACCCATAAAAACAGCGCCAGCCCCGGCCAGTAGAGCGGGTTGGTCGGCCGGTGATAGTCGATCAGCGCAAAGGTGCCGCCGGGTTTGAGCACCCGCAGTACCTCGCGAATAATCGTCCGCCGCTGGGTAGGCTCCATCTCGTGCAGGGCGACGCTCGTATGCACCAGATCGAAGCTTGCCCCGGCAAAGGGCATCGCCTCGGCGCGGCCCTGCACGAAATGCGCCCCAGGTACACGCGCTCGGGCGTGGCGCAGGCTGCCCTCGGACCGATCGAGCCCTGTCACCCGCGCGCCGGTGGCCGCCAGATAGCGCGTGGCTCCGCCCGGCCCGCAACAGAGATCCAGCACGCTGCTGGCGGCGCTCAGAGAAACGTTTTGCCAGGCAGCCTGCCGGAAGTGGCGCTCGCCCCCGGCAAGCACCGCCGCCCCCGAGGTAATCGCCTCGTACAGCGGCGCGCAGGCAAAACTCCAATCGCGCAAGATCGTCGCCAGGGCGTTATTCCATGCGGGTGCCTCCATTATTGACCGGGATCGAGGCCGATCGACATTGCCCAGGTGACGGCGTACAATACGCAAGCATCTTTCACCGACGCGGATTCCATGAAGCTCAACATCAAGCGCAACGTGACCATCAAGGCAATCGTGACTCCCCGGCTGAAGGAGGAGATGATGGCCCAGTTGCAGGGTTTTCTTTCCCAGGCGGACCGCCAGCTTGAACAACTCGAGTTCCAGGGCAAGCGCGCTATTGCCGAAATCGAGCGCACCAACATCAAGCCCCTCGGTCCAGAGGCCAAAAACCAGATCGAAAACATTCGTACCCAGGTCAACGAGCAGAAAAACCAGCTGTTGCAGCAAAAAAACCAGTTTCTCCAGCAACTGTCGCAGGTGACCGGCTGGGAACTCGCCCAGGAAGTCGTTCAAGGTCAGGTCGAGAGCTACTGCGACATCCAGGCCGGGGACAACCTGGTCGAAAAAATGAACGTCGAAGTGCTCATCGAAGACGGCATCGTCAAGGAAATCCGGGGGGAGCCCTGAAGCCCACCTATACTGAATTGAGCGAGAGCGAGAGAGGAACTGTCATGCCGCACACGATTGTCACCGACGTATGCGAGGGCATCGCCGATTGCGTCGATGCCTGTCCGGTTTCCTGTATCGATCAGGGTCCCGGCAAAAATGCCAAGGGAACCAACTGGTACTGGATTGATTTTGCTACCTGTATCGATTGCGGTATTTGTCTGCAGGTTTGCCCGGTCAATGGTGCGATCCTGCCCGAAGAAAAACCGGAGCTTCAGAAGACGCCCACCTGATTTGTCGCTGCTTGAGGTGCTATGGAGCTGGCCAAACTTTCCTGGAACAGCTGGCTGAATTCGCTCTACAAGTTGTTTCGCGGCTTCGACGGCTGGCTGCTGCTCTTTGCGGTGCTGTTGTTGTCGACGGGGGTGCTGACCATCTTCAGCACCCGCCCGGAAGGCATCGAATGGAAAGCCCAGTTGGGCACGGGCCTGGTGGGCATCGCCTGGGCGCTGTTTTTGTCGCGGCTTACCTACGGCTGGCTGCAGCGCTGGAGCTGGCTGATTTATAGCTCCGCCTGCGCAATGCTTTTAGGGGTGCTCTTCACCGGAAACTCGGTCAAGGGCGCCCAGCGCTGGATCGAATTTGGGGGCATCCAGCTGCAGCCGAGCGAATTTGCCAAATTGGGGGTGATCATCGCCCTCGCCGCCCTCATCCAGCGCTATCCCATCCGCAGCTTCGGCCAGATCTGGGTGGTGCTTGGGGTGCTGGCGGTGCCCTTTTTGCTGGTCTTCAAACAACCCGACCTGGGGACCGCCCTCGTCTTCGGCGCCATCAGCCTCGGCATGCTCTACTGGGGCGGGGCGCGGCTGGGCTGGCTGGCATTGGTCGTCTCGCCGCTCATGGCCGCGATTCTATACGCCATCTGGATCCCGGCCTGGATTGTCTGGGTAGCGGCCATGGCGGTGGTCGCCTGGCGGGAGTTGGACTGGCGGTGGTGGGGGGCGATCGGCGCCGGGGCGATCAACCTGGTGGCGGGGGGACTGGGGCAGGTCTTCTGGCATCTGCTCAAGCCTTATCAGCAGCAGCGCCTCGTCGTCTTTCTCGATCCGAGCGGCGACCCGCTGGGCTCCGGTTACCACATTCTGCAATCGGAAATTGCCATCGGAGCGGGGGGGCTCTGGGGGCGCGGCATATTCCAGGGCACCCAGACCCAGCTCAACTTCATCCCCGAGCAACATACCGACTTTATCTTCTCGGCCCTGGGCGAAGAGTGGGGATTTCTGGGGGCGGTGGTGCTGTTGGGTTTGTTCTTTTGTTTGTTTGCCCGCCTGCTGCTCATCGCCCAGAACTCCGCCGACGACTTCGGTTCGCTTTTGACTATCGGCGTGTTCACGATGCTGCTGTTCCAGACGGTGGTCAACATCGGCATGACGATCGGCCTGGCGCCGGTGACGGGCATTCCGCTGCCGTTTGTCACCTTCGGGCGCTCGTTTTTGATTACTTGCTTTACGGCGATCGGATTGGTGGAGTCGGTGGCGCTGCACCGCACCAAGATGGTCTTTCCGAACTAATTCCCATGGCTGATTGCATCCGTTTGCGGGAGATCGTCTGCTACGGCTACAGCGGTGTGTATGCCGAGGAGCGCCGCCTCGGCCAGCGCTTCATCGTCGACGCCGATCTGCACATCGATCTGCGTACCGCCGGTGGCAGCGATCGCCTCGAAGACAGCCTCGACTACGGCGCTCTGGTGACGGCGGTGCGGCAGATCGTCGAAGAGCGCCAGTTTTCGCTCCTCGAAGCACTGGCCGAGGCGATTGCCCGGCGCCTGCGCCAGGATGCGCGCGTGCAGCAGGTACGCGTCGTCGTCGCCAAACCCCAGCCGCCCATCCCCGGCTTTACCGGCAGCGTCGCCGTCGAGATCTGGCGCTGAGGGTCCGCTGCACCTGCCGCTCAAGCCACAATGGTCGGGGCGTCGCGGAGCAACACCTGTGCGCTGGATCTGTTTTTCGTTATCTCTGAGCGCCGCCTGGGGACTCACCGCTGCCCCAACCCTCGCCCACACCGCCCAGGATTTGCGCGAAACGGCCAGCCTGAGTGCTATGGACCTGGCCGCTCCACTCCCGGAGGCCGCCCTCGCCCAGGCCGGTGAACCGCAAAGCGCCCCCCCCGAGGCGGACTTGCTCGATGAGGTGACGGTGAGCGCCACCCGCCGCCCGACCCGCGAGCGCGACACCACCGCCACCACCTACACCGTCAAGCGTGAGGACTTCCAGGCCCTGGGGGCCAGGACGGTCCCGGACGCCCTGGCCCTCATTCCCGCCTTCGAGACCCAACCGGCCCTGGGCGGGGTGCGCAACGCCCGGGGTCTGTTTTTGCGCGGTTTCGACGACGCCCGCTTCCAGGTGCTCAAGGACGGCCTGTCGCTCACCCGGCCCTCCAACGGCCGCAACGATCTTTCGCGCCTCCCGCTGGCGGACATCGAGCGCATCGAAGTCCTCACCGGCGGCGCCACGCTGCGCTACGGCGCCGGGGCGGTGGGAGGGGTGATTAATCTGATCACCGAGACGCCCGCAGGAGCGCCCAAGCTTACCCTGGCCTACGAAGCGGGCTCCTACGGCAACAGCACCGCCACCGCCAAATACGGCGGCGGCGACAGCACCTTCAATTACCTGTTCACTTACACCGGCCTGGTCGCCTTCAACAACTACCCGTTTCGCTTCACCCTGCCCAACACGGCCCTGTTCTATGGTCCCGAAGCGATCACCCCCGACGGCACCAGCCTCTTTGGCTTTTTGCGCCCCGAAGTCGGTCCGCCGCTCACGCTCACCGGTGTGGCCGATTCGGCCTTTAACGCGAGCGACACCTACACCGGCAAACTGGTCTGGCGGCCCTCCGCCGAACATCGCCTCACCCTGCGCGCCAGCCACCAGAACAGCAAAAACGCCGGCAACGGCCCCGGTCTCTACGCCGCAGGCGCCTGCTTCGGCGGACCCGGCAGCGGCAACGCCACCCTCGAAAGTCAAACCCGCTTCCTTCCCCTCGATGCGGCTGGCCGGGAGTTGTCCTGCGACACCCAGCGCTATCTGGTGAGTACCCCGAGTGCCGCCGTCGCCATCCCCTACGCCTTCAAGCGCTCTGCGGACGGCACGGTCACCTTTGCACCCGGCCAATCCTACCCGGCCGCCGAGAGCGCCATCGGCACCATCGACTTTTACATCACCACCTTCCAGTCGCAGACTGAGACGGCCTTTTTCTGGGACTACGACTTGAGCCCAACCGCATCGATCAACAGCTACGCCGCCTACTACCGTTTCACTAGCCCCCGCACCCGCCCCGCCCGCTTCGCGGTGAACACCGACGTGCTCGGGGGCGAGACGGCCTTTGCCCTGGGCCAGTTGGGATCGCCCTTTACCGAGGACAGCAAACTGGAACTACAAAGCGCCCTCAACACCCAAATTTCCCCCGGCCAGACCCTTTCTTTTGGGGTGAATTTCATCGAGGACCGCTCGTTTCAGCAGCAACAGCGCGGCAGCACCTTTGTGGACCGGGCGATTGCGCGCACATCGCTGTTTTTGATCGACGACATCCGCTTTGGCGACCAGCTCGCGGCCAATCTGGGAGTGCGCTACACCGATTCGACCCAGTTCGGCGCGGTGCTCACCCCGGCAGCGGGCATCCGCTTCAGCCCCAGCCGCGCCTTTTCGCTCAGGGCCAACTGGTCGCAGGTCTTCAACGCCCCGAACATCTCGGATCTCTACACCGCCGGGGGCGTCTTTGTTCCCAACCCGGACCTCAGGCCCGAGACCGGCATCACCTACGATCTGGGCTTCGACTTCACGCCCGCGTCCAACCTGGGCTTGCGCTTCACCTACTTCAACACCACCCTGGACGGGGCAATCGCCACGGTCTTTTTTCGCAACCCCGACTCCGGCGATCCCAATCTGTTTTTGCAGCAGCAGCGCAACCTCGACACCCGCTACGCCTCGGGTCTCGAAGTGGTGGGCGACTGGCAAGTTGCCGACCAGTGGCGTCTGCGTCTCACCTGGACCAATACCGACGCGCGCTTCGTCGGAGCAGTCGATTCGAACGACACGCGCCTGTTTTTTGCCCAGTATCAAGATCCGAACATCCCCTTCAACCGGGTGGCCCTCGCCGCCACCTACGCCCACCGCGGCTGGAGCGCGACGCTGTTGGGCCGCTATGCAGGCGGACGCCGCCGGGGCGAGGATCCTTTCGGCGTACCGGCCTACGCGAGCGTGGATCTTAACTTCGAGCTCCCGGTCGCCCCCCGATTCACCCTCACCGGCAATCTGTTCAATCTCACCGATACCCAGTACGAATACGCCGCCGGTATCCCGGCCCCCGGATTCACCTTCCGCCTGGGCGGGCGTGTTGAGTTGGGCGGTTAATCAACTTATTTCATACACACAGCCATTTACAAAATGAATTTCTCAATATTCTCATGATTGCCATTGTTTGAATTCTGTACGTAGCTCTTGAAGTAGTTTGCCCAATGAGTTGTCAACTACTTCCATGCGCTGTAGGTCCATTGCATCAACAATCGCAGCGGCGTGTTCAACGCCCCCAAGCAGAGGCGTGATGTTGGCTTCAACTACCGCTTGCAATAATAGTTTCTTGTAACGATCACGGTCACATTTGAGGTCCGGAGCCTGACACCCCTTACCAAGGGCTTGTTTGAAGGCAGACGAGTCCAGTAAGAGCCATCTTTCAATGTGTGGATCAGGTATGGCACACACTATCCGCTCTCCAGATTCCTCAGTAACTCTATCTATCTCCCTTTTTCGCTCGATATATCCTTTGCAGTTAGCATCAATAGCCACAATCAACAGATCTGCACGTACAAGTCTATGTACACGTACATCCCGGATGTACTGCCTTAGCTCAGTAATCGCCTTACCATAGCCACCGCGCACACTGAAGGGTCTAAGTATTGCTTCGATAGCATAATCATCCGAGAAGCGTTTAAGTAACGCACTGATAAATATTTCATGAGCACTATCTTCGGCAAAAAGGTTGATACTACGAATCAAAGTCACCTCTCATGATGCGCTCAGAAGCAGATAGATCTTCCTCTTCATTCAAAGCTTTATCTTTGTCGTTATCGTACCAAAGACCACCCAGTGAATACTTTGTAAACGGGATGATATCCGTAGAACCTTTTACTTTCCGAAAGACATACAACGAATCGACAGGTATTAGATCTGCAAGAACAGGCGAATGGGTAGTTGCCATCAGCTGTGTGCTACCCAGCTCTACGCGCGTTCTCAACAACTGTGCAATTAATTTAATGCGCCGAGGATGTATACCGTTTTCAGGCTCTTCAAAACCGATGAGAGCGGGTGGTTCCTTCGCGCCGCCAAGAGCCAGCAAACCTAAGATCCTCAAAGTACCCTCTGAAAGAACACGTGCGGGTACCGGCTTTTCTCCTTCAATCAACAGCAGTTCCACTTCGCCTAAAGCATTCACGTGTACATCAATACCAGTTACCGAAGGAATAATAGTATGGAGTGTTCTTTCAACAGCTCGAAACTGCGGCTCATCCAGGGCCCTAAGTGTATTCAAGAAGGAAGCTAATTCTTCGCCCATAAGACCGATATGGCGAACTTCTTTCACTGGGTTAGGAGTGCGCATGCGTTCGCGCGGCTCGAAGTAAAAAAAGAACCAATTTGCAAGTTCTTGACGAACTGCAACTAGGTGAGGATAGTGAGGAGGGTAAAGTGGAAGAGAAAGTATACTGTGATCGAGGTACTGTTCATAGTAAGTTGGGTGTGACTGTCCTTCCATACGCAGATGCAAACGATCATTTCTGCGCTCAAGAAAGGCGGTTCTCTTTCCCGTAGGCTCGCCTTTAGTATTCAATGCAGCTAGATATTCATCAGCAACTCGCAATATTCCTGATTTTGGCAACACCTCAACTTCGATTCTATAACGGAGGTTTTTTTCTCGTACTGATGCTTGGGCTTTGCTCTGGGATGAAGACGGGCTATCTGGAGTTCTTTTCTTCATCTCCCTAATTTGATTATTCACACTTTCGATCACGATCGGCGATAGCTCAACATCGACTTCAATCATGAATGTCGCTGTTTCTTTTGTGAGTAAGCCCTGCAGACCACGGGCACCAAATGTAAATGATTCTAGAGGAGTACCACGGTAGGGGGGATCGAAAGCCTGCTTTAAATTTTTACTATTTACGATTCTCGACAAAAGCTGAAGGGCATCCAAAAAATTGCTCTTTCCAGCAGCATTTGGTCCAAAAAAAACACTTAAAGGCTTAAGATCGACCTCTAGATTTTCAAGAGATTTATACCCCTTTATTTTGACTCTTTTGAGCATCTGCTACTCCAACCAAAATGGCTGCCGTTAAAGTATAAGGTTAACTTTAGGACATAGTAACATTCGAGTAAAATATACAAAGGAATTGCTAGACCAAAAATGAATATTTACTTGAAAGGCGATGGAGCGGATTGCTGT harbors:
- a CDS encoding class I SAM-dependent methyltransferase, producing MEAPAWNNALATILRDWSFACAPLYEAITSGAAVLAGGERHFRQAAWQNVSLSAASSVLDLCCGPGGATRYLAATGARVTGLDRSEGSLRHARARVPGAHFVQGRAEAMPFAGASFDLVHTSVALHEMEPTQRRTIIREVLRVLKPGGTFALIDYHRPTNPLYWPGLALFLWVFETHTAWELLATDLPGLLAECGFSTLEQQLLAGGSLQTVQARKP
- a CDS encoding YlqD family protein, giving the protein MKLNIKRNVTIKAIVTPRLKEEMMAQLQGFLSQADRQLEQLEFQGKRAIAEIERTNIKPLGPEAKNQIENIRTQVNEQKNQLLQQKNQFLQQLSQVTGWELAQEVVQGQVESYCDIQAGDNLVEKMNVEVLIEDGIVKEIRGEP
- a CDS encoding indolepyruvate ferredoxin oxidoreductase subunit alpha; protein product: MPHTIVTDVCEGIADCVDACPVSCIDQGPGKNAKGTNWYWIDFATCIDCGICLQVCPVNGAILPEEKPELQKTPT
- the rodA gene encoding rod shape-determining protein RodA, whose translation is MELAKLSWNSWLNSLYKLFRGFDGWLLLFAVLLLSTGVLTIFSTRPEGIEWKAQLGTGLVGIAWALFLSRLTYGWLQRWSWLIYSSACAMLLGVLFTGNSVKGAQRWIEFGGIQLQPSEFAKLGVIIALAALIQRYPIRSFGQIWVVLGVLAVPFLLVFKQPDLGTALVFGAISLGMLYWGGARLGWLALVVSPLMAAILYAIWIPAWIVWVAAMAVVAWRELDWRWWGAIGAGAINLVAGGLGQVFWHLLKPYQQQRLVVFLDPSGDPLGSGYHILQSEIAIGAGGLWGRGIFQGTQTQLNFIPEQHTDFIFSALGEEWGFLGAVVLLGLFFCLFARLLLIAQNSADDFGSLLTIGVFTMLLFQTVVNIGMTIGLAPVTGIPLPFVTFGRSFLITCFTAIGLVESVALHRTKMVFPN
- the folB gene encoding dihydroneopterin aldolase; the encoded protein is MADCIRLREIVCYGYSGVYAEERRLGQRFIVDADLHIDLRTAGGSDRLEDSLDYGALVTAVRQIVEERQFSLLEALAEAIARRLRQDARVQQVRVVVAKPQPPIPGFTGSVAVEIWR
- a CDS encoding TonB-dependent receptor plug domain-containing protein, with the translated sequence MRWICFSLSLSAAWGLTAAPTLAHTAQDLRETASLSAMDLAAPLPEAALAQAGEPQSAPPEADLLDEVTVSATRRPTRERDTTATTYTVKREDFQALGARTVPDALALIPAFETQPALGGVRNARGLFLRGFDDARFQVLKDGLSLTRPSNGRNDLSRLPLADIERIEVLTGGATLRYGAGAVGGVINLITETPAGAPKLTLAYEAGSYGNSTATAKYGGGDSTFNYLFTYTGLVAFNNYPFRFTLPNTALFYGPEAITPDGTSLFGFLRPEVGPPLTLTGVADSAFNASDTYTGKLVWRPSAEHRLTLRASHQNSKNAGNGPGLYAAGACFGGPGSGNATLESQTRFLPLDAAGRELSCDTQRYLVSTPSAAVAIPYAFKRSADGTVTFAPGQSYPAAESAIGTIDFYITTFQSQTETAFFWDYDLSPTASINSYAAYYRFTSPRTRPARFAVNTDVLGGETAFALGQLGSPFTEDSKLELQSALNTQISPGQTLSFGVNFIEDRSFQQQQRGSTFVDRAIARTSLFLIDDIRFGDQLAANLGVRYTDSTQFGAVLTPAAGIRFSPSRAFSLRANWSQVFNAPNISDLYTAGGVFVPNPDLRPETGITYDLGFDFTPASNLGLRFTYFNTTLDGAIATVFFRNPDSGDPNLFLQQQRNLDTRYASGLEVVGDWQVADQWRLRLTWTNTDARFVGAVDSNDTRLFFAQYQDPNIPFNRVALAATYAHRGWSATLLGRYAGGRRRGEDPFGVPAYASVDLNFELPVAPRFTLTGNLFNLTDTQYEYAAGIPAPGFTFRLGGRVELGG
- a CDS encoding DUF4276 family protein, which encodes MIRSINLFAEDSAHEIFISALLKRFSDDYAIEAILRPFSVRGGYGKAITELRQYIRDVRVHRLVRADLLIVAIDANCKGYIERKREIDRVTEESGERIVCAIPDPHIERWLLLDSSAFKQALGKGCQAPDLKCDRDRYKKLLLQAVVEANITPLLGGVEHAAAIVDAMDLQRMEVVDNSLGKLLQELRTEFKQWQS
- a CDS encoding AAA family ATPase, with amino-acid sequence MLKRVKIKGYKSLENLEVDLKPLSVFFGPNAAGKSNFLDALQLLSRIVNSKNLKQAFDPPYRGTPLESFTFGARGLQGLLTKETATFMIEVDVELSPIVIESVNNQIREMKKRTPDSPSSSQSKAQASVREKNLRYRIEVEVLPKSGILRVADEYLAALNTKGEPTGKRTAFLERRNDRLHLRMEGQSHPTYYEQYLDHSILSLPLYPPHYPHLVAVRQELANWFFFYFEPRERMRTPNPVKEVRHIGLMGEELASFLNTLRALDEPQFRAVERTLHTIIPSVTGIDVHVNALGEVELLLIEGEKPVPARVLSEGTLRILGLLALGGAKEPPALIGFEEPENGIHPRRIKLIAQLLRTRVELGSTQLMATTHSPVLADLIPVDSLYVFRKVKGSTDIIPFTKYSLGGLWYDNDKDKALNEEEDLSASERIMRGDFDS